CAGGTCGTTCAGAGGACGAACCGGTTGGATCGGATAGACCAAGATCGCTTCGGTTCCGTTGCCCGCGACCAGCGATATGGTTTCGCAGGCGCCATCGTTCACGCCTCCATCGGCCAAATGATCTTGCTTGATCACCCGCGCGTCGCAATCCGAGCTGTCCAGATGCCATCGCGGCGGATAGGCGTCAAGCGAGTCGTAAATCTGGGCGTTGGCCTTCCCGGGGGTGACGCCAAGCACGAAACCAACCGCGATGCACAGGACTAGAAACGCCCAGAGTGTCCATCCAAAACGGCTCGTAGAGCACGTCATTGTCGTCAGCGCATGCACGCTTTGCCCCGTCGTCAGATTCGACGTCGATTCGCGACAAGGCGTAGATGTTTGTGACATTGGATTGTTGACCCAGGGTACGAATGCCGGAACAATCGCCGACGTCATGTGGGATGAATGCGACGCAGTGTTGAAAAAACACCACGACCGGGCGCAAACATCCTCAAGCTGACGCAAGCCCTTTCCATACCAAGATTTAAGTGCTGCCAGCAAGCCGAAACCGTGTTGCTTTGAAGCATCGTTGGATTTTTGCATCGCGGGCAGTGTTTGTGTCGCAAGTCTATATGAGGAAAAGGTTTATGCGATTCAGCTGTGATCCGCCGAAGGAATGCGGCACCGCAAATGCAATGGATGGCATGTCAACGAAACAGCCTCCCGCAATCACCCGCTGCAACCTCTCGCAGAACTCACCGAAGGACGCGAACCTATGATGCCAAAGACCATCGGATCCACCAACCAAACCTCCGACGACACTCCGATCGAGCTGCAAGAAATGGCCAAGGCGATTGCTTCGCTGCCCGAACGCTATCGCGATGTGGTTGCTCCCGCGATGCAACGCGTCGTCGAATGCAGCACTCGTCGACGCCGCATTCTGAACTTGGTTCAAGAAGCCCTGTCGCAACTTCGCTTGGACATGAAGTATCTGATCTTCGACCTCGAAGCGACTCGTCGTGAACGCGACCAGTACAAAGAGATGCTCGAAAAAGATGGACTTCTGTAGGTTCTTGTTTCGACCTTCCCGGCGATTCGTAATACCGATCGCCTCGATACTATTGTTTGCCGGATGGATCTGCATGAATGTTCAAAGCATTGTCCGTGGCCTGACGACAAATCATGCCCAACTCAGTGACAAAGCCGAAGACCGAATTCTGCGACCCGTCCAACTTGCCGAGACTCCCACGTCGGTCGCCGACAAAATCGTCCAGTGGACCGAACATGAGTCCGGCTGGGCACTTGTTTCGCGAGAACCCGACGACAACGGGGCCGTCATTGCGCTGCATCTGACTCGTACAACGCGAATCTTCCGATTCGTGGATGATATCCGAGTTCAAATCGTCGCCGATCCGGGCGGCCGCAGTTGTCGGGTCGATGCGGAAAGCCAGTCCAGGGTCGGAAAGGGCGACCTTGGGCAGAATGCTCGGAACCTTCGCGCGCTGGTCACCGCCATTCGCTAGCCATTTCTTCTACACTGTCGGGCTGACGCGTCTTTTTGCTTTCGCCCCCCTCTCACAGTAACTCGTTTGATGTCTCGTTTTCGTAAATCTACCGACGTCGAAATTCAGTCGGTGCGGCTGCACTATTTGCCCGTCACGATGCGGATGCCGTTGAAGTTCGGCCCCGAGTCGGTTTCGTCCGTCACGTGTGCCCGGGTCGCCGTCACCGTCGTCGACGCCGACGGAAAAACAGCGGTTGGTTGGGGCGAGACTCCGTTGTCCGTCACGTGGGCGTGGCCGTCGGCGGCGATGACGTACGCCCAGCGTTTCGATGCGATGACGGATTTCTGCGGCCAACTTGCCAAAAACTGGACATCCAATCCAGCCACCGGCCACGCGTTGGAAATCGGGCACCACTTCCTGGACCACATCATGCCGTCGATGGTCGAGTCCTTCAACGCCGGTCGTGGCGAACACGCGATGCCGCATCTTGCTGCGCTGATCGCTGCCAGCGCATTCGACATCGCGACTCATGACGCTTATGGAAAATTGCATGACGTCGATATCTACGATACGTACAACGAAAAGTATCTGTCCGATGATTTGTCGGCGTACCTGACGCCCGAGCAAGGCAGTGGCATTTCGTTCGCCGGCAAATTTCCTTGTGACTATTTGGTTGCCGATCCACCGACGTCGCTTCCGGTGTGGCACTTGGTCGGCGGACTCGACCCTTTGGAAGATTCGGATCGCATTGGCACCGAACCCGACGACGGGTATCCGGTCACGCTTCGCCAGTGGATCGTTCGCGACGGGTTGGATTGTTTGAAAATCAAACTCCGGGGTAACGATGCGTCATGGGACTATGATCGTATCGTCCGTGTCGGCGAGATGTCGTTGGAGCTTGGCGTGAAGTCGTTGTCGGCTGATTTCAACTGTACGGCCGAAACCACCGAATACGTGAACGAGATTCTGGACAAGTTGAAGTCGCAGCATCCCGCCATCGACGAACTGATCATTTATGTCGAACAGCCGTTTCCCTATGACCTGGAAAAACGCCAGATCGACACGCACAGCGTTTCCGAGCGTAAGCCGTTGTTCCTTGACGAAAGTGCTCACGATTGGCGATTCGTCGCGATGGGAAAGCGTTTGGGCTGGACCGGCGTGGCTTTGAAGACTTGCAAAACACAAACGGGTGCACTTTTAAGTCTTTGTTGGGCGAAGGCGCACGGGATGCCGTTGATGGTGCAAGACTTGACCAATCCGATGCTGGCCCAGATCCCACACGTCCGATTGGCCGCGCACGCCGGCACGATCATGGGCGTCGAATCGAACGGGATGCAGTTCTATCCCGACGCATCATTGCAGGACGCCGCCGTCCATCCGGGGATCTATCGTCGACGCGATGGTCGCTTGGATCTGTCAACGATCCGCGGCCCCGGTTTCGGGTATCGGATCGACGAAGTCAATCGCGAGCTGCCCGATCCGGTTACCGTTTGAGAATCCGTTTCGACCAGGTCTTTTACTGCGTTAGCGGCGCGAGCAGTTCCACCAACAACGGTGCTGCGACGGTGATGATCACCAGCGCAACCGGATAAGCGGCGACGTAACTGGTTACTGGTTGGCTGGAGTCGGTCGCGGTGGTCAAGGCTGCCAACCCTGGCGTCGACGTCATGCCGCCACACGTCGCACCCAAGGATTGAAGTAGCGTCAGTTTGAAGACATACCGCGCGGCGATGAATCCGACGGCAAGCGGTATGACGACGATCGCGGCGGCAACGGCGGCAAGCGTGACGCCGTGTTCGGCCAGCACCGGTGCAATGTTCGCTCCAGCGTCCATGCCGGCGTCCGATAGAAAGAGGGCGAGCCCACCTTCGGTCATCAACATTTGAGCCGCCGGAGGATACGATCCGCGGATAGGCCCGATGCGGCGAAAGTGCCCAAGGATCAGGCCCACCATCAAGGGGCCGCCCGCGACACCCAGTGAAACGGAGATCGTTCCAAACTCCAACGACGTGCGGCCGACCAAAATGCCGGCGGCCAAGCCCACCGCCAAGGACAGCAGATCGGTTTCGTTCAATGCTCGGGGCCGATGCCCGACAACGCCCTGCACCTTGGCAAGGTTTGGCATTTCGCCCACCAAAGTCAAAGTGTCGCCGAACTCGATCCGCGTACGTCCCGACGGCACGAACTCGATGTCGTGTCGGCGAATGCGGACGACCGTGATTCCGAACCGAGAACGAAGTCGCAGTTCTTTTAGCGTGCGACCGTAGACTTCCGGCGAAGTGACAACCAGTGTCTTCCGCTGGTGATCGGCATCAATAATCGCATCGTCGCCGCTGGTCACCACGCCAAGCGTCTCGACGACGCGTCGCAAGTCTTGTTCCTCACCCACGATCAAGACCTTGTCGTCCAAGCCGAACGTGTACTCCGGTGCAAGCGGTTGCCAGTAGTTGTTGATCTGGATCCGCGAGATTTGGCACCCCGAATCGTTAAAAATTTCCACGTCACC
This is a stretch of genomic DNA from Rubripirellula tenax. It encodes these proteins:
- a CDS encoding transcriptional regulator; the protein is MPKTIGSTNQTSDDTPIELQEMAKAIASLPERYRDVVAPAMQRVVECSTRRRRILNLVQEALSQLRLDMKYLIFDLEATRRERDQYKEMLEKDGLL
- a CDS encoding DUF1499 domain-containing protein; its protein translation is MNVQSIVRGLTTNHAQLSDKAEDRILRPVQLAETPTSVADKIVQWTEHESGWALVSREPDDNGAVIALHLTRTTRIFRFVDDIRVQIVADPGGRSCRVDAESQSRVGKGDLGQNARNLRALVTAIR
- a CDS encoding mandelate racemase/muconate lactonizing enzyme family protein, which translates into the protein MSRFRKSTDVEIQSVRLHYLPVTMRMPLKFGPESVSSVTCARVAVTVVDADGKTAVGWGETPLSVTWAWPSAAMTYAQRFDAMTDFCGQLAKNWTSNPATGHALEIGHHFLDHIMPSMVESFNAGRGEHAMPHLAALIAASAFDIATHDAYGKLHDVDIYDTYNEKYLSDDLSAYLTPEQGSGISFAGKFPCDYLVADPPTSLPVWHLVGGLDPLEDSDRIGTEPDDGYPVTLRQWIVRDGLDCLKIKLRGNDASWDYDRIVRVGEMSLELGVKSLSADFNCTAETTEYVNEILDKLKSQHPAIDELIIYVEQPFPYDLEKRQIDTHSVSERKPLFLDESAHDWRFVAMGKRLGWTGVALKTCKTQTGALLSLCWAKAHGMPLMVQDLTNPMLAQIPHVRLAAHAGTIMGVESNGMQFYPDASLQDAAVHPGIYRRRDGRLDLSTIRGPGFGYRIDEVNRELPDPVTV
- a CDS encoding aspartate:alanine exchanger family transporter, with product MSPLLALLGVIAVGLLVGRISLFGISLGTSAILFIALLAGHFGMSVPEGMGTIGLALFVYCVGISAGPTFFRGLAAQGRTMSILGAMIVLTGAVVAAAASKILGLPAELTGGLMAGALTSTPALGAITESTEQTASVAVGFGVAYPIGIVVVVVFVQLAIKFGLKEATQSTSAPSDDGMFAEGTIQRRAVQVVNPAIIGRRPGDVEIFNDSGCQISRIQINNYWQPLAPEYTFGLDDKVLIVGEEQDLRRVVETLGVVTSGDDAIIDADHQRKTLVVTSPEVYGRTLKELRLRSRFGITVVRIRRHDIEFVPSGRTRIEFGDTLTLVGEMPNLAKVQGVVGHRPRALNETDLLSLAVGLAAGILVGRTSLEFGTISVSLGVAGGPLMVGLILGHFRRIGPIRGSYPPAAQMLMTEGGLALFLSDAGMDAGANIAPVLAEHGVTLAAVAAAIVVIPLAVGFIAARYVFKLTLLQSLGATCGGMTSTPGLAALTTATDSSQPVTSYVAAYPVALVIITVAAPLLVELLAPLTQ